Proteins co-encoded in one Quercus robur chromosome 8, dhQueRobu3.1, whole genome shotgun sequence genomic window:
- the LOC126695505 gene encoding probable polyol transporter 4: MGLVGVQENGNVEMGLSSLPLGSKNKYRRMNSELSEDNDDASHQQHQEDRTNGTRKYVLACAVFASLNSVLLGYDVGVMSGAIIFIQEDLKITEVQEEVLVGILSVVSLFGSLAGGRTSDAIGRKWTMALAAVIFQIGAVIMTLAPSFEVLMIGRLLAGIGIGFGVMIAPVYIAEISPTIARGSLTSFPEVFINFGILLGYVSNYAFSGLPAHINWRIMLAVGILPSVFIGFALFVIPESPRWLVIQNRVEEARSVLQKTNDNEKEVEERLAEIQLAAGTADVENHEEKAVWRELLSPSPSVCRMLVTGFGIQCFQQISGIDATVYYSPEIFKAAGVEGNTNLLAATVAVGVTKTVFILVAIFLIDKLGRKPLLYVSTIGMTICLFSLGLSLSLLGQGQVGIALSILSVCGNVAFFSVGLGPICWVLTSEIFPLRLRSQAAALGAVGNRVCSGLVAMSFLSVSRAISVAGVFFIFSATSALSVLFVYTFVPETKGKSLEQIELLFKDKHEWQGSEVEMGDAENLVRKEQGSEVEMGDAENLVQKE, translated from the exons ATGGGGTTGGTGGGTGTTCAAGAAAATGGGAATGTAGAAATGGGGTTGTCTAGTCTTCCATTGGGGAGTAAGAATAAGTATAGGAGGATGAACTCTGAGCTCAGCGAGGATAACGATGATGCTTCACACCAACAACATCAAGAGGACAGGACTAATGGTACCAGGAAATATGTTTTGGCTTGTGCTGTCTTTGCTTCTCTCAACTCCGTTCTTCTTGGCTATG ATGTAGGGGTCATGAGTGGAgcaattatatttattcaaGAAGATCTAAAGATAACTGAGGTGCAGGAGGAAGTACTTGTTGGAATTTTGAGCGTTGTTTCACTTTTTGGAAGTTTAGCCGGTGGTAGAACATCAGATGCTATTGGTAGAAAATGGACAATGGCTTTAGCTGCTGTCATCTTTCAAATTGGAGCAGTCATTATGACTCTTGCTCCTTCATTCGAAGTACTAATGATTGGAAGACTCCTAGCTGGGATTGGGATTGGCTTTGGAGTCATGATTGCCCCTGTCTATATTGCTGAGATATCGCCCACCATTGCTAGAGGCTCACTAACCTCATTCCCAGAGGTTTTTATAAACTTTGGAATTCTACTTGGTTATGTCTCAAACTATGCATTTTCTGGGCTTCCGGCACACATAAATTGGAGGATAATGCTTGCTGTGGGAATCCTGCCTTCAGTCTTCATTGGGTTTGCACTTTTCGTAATTCCTGAGTCACCAAGGTGGTTGGTGATTCAGAACCGAGTTGAAGAAGCAAGATCAGTGTTGCAAAAGACTAATGACAATGAGAAAGAGGTGGAAGAGAGGCTTGCAGAAATACAACTAGCTGCTGGAACTGCTGATGTAGAAAATCACGAAGAGAAAGCTGTATGGCGTGAACTGTTGAGCCCTTCTCCTTCAGTTTGCCGGATGCTGGTCACTGGTTTTGGGATCCAATGTTTCCAACAAATCTCAGGAATTGATGCAACTGTGTATTACAGTCCTGAAATCTTCAAAGCTGCTGGAGTTGAGGGGAACACAAATCTCCTTGCTGCTACTGTTGCTGTTGGTGTTACAAAAACTGTTTTTATATTGGTTGCTATTTTTCTTATTGACAAACTTGGGAGGAAGCCCCTGCTCTATGTGAGCACAATTGGAATgactatttgtttgtttagtttgggactctctctctctttactgGGGCAAGGACAGGTTGGGATTGCCTTGTCAATTTTGTCTGTTTGTGGGAATGTAGCTTTCTTTTCAGTGGGACTTGGCCCTATTTGCTGGGTTTTGACATCTGAAATCTTCCCTTTAAGACTACGTTCCCAAGCAGCTGCACTTGGGGCTGTGGGAAATAGGGTGTGCAGTGGCCTGGTTGCCATGTCTTTCCTCTCTGTTTCCCGTGCAATTTCTGTGGCCGgagtcttcttcatcttttctgCAACTTCTGCTCTTTCTGTTCTCTTTGTCTACACTTTTGTTCCAGAAACTAAAGGAAAATCATTGGAGCAGATTGAGTTGCTATTTAAGGATAAACATGAATGGCAAGGAAGTGAAGTGGAGATGGGAGATGCCGAAAATCTTGTGCGGAAAGAACAAGGAAGTGAAGTGGAGATGGGAGATGCTGAGAATCTTGTGCAGAAAGAATGA